From Micromonospora echinospora:
CGGGCCCCAGCGGGTCGGTGCCGAGGTCGTCGACGGTGCCGTCGGAGGTCGGGTCGGGGCCGATCGGCTCCACCGCCACCGCCGGGGCCGGCACCGCTGCCGGGGCGGGCAGCGGCTCGGGCGCCGGTCGGCTGTCGGCGGCCCGGGGCGCGGGCGCGACCGGCCCGGCCGGCAGCAGCCGGGGCGGCACCGCTCCCGGCGCGACGACCGGGGCGAGCCCGGCCACCACCGTGTTGACGATCTCGGCCGCGTACGCCCCGTCCTGGTCGTAGTCGGGGTCGAAGACGGTCAGCTCGACGCCGAGACAGTGCGGGGTGTCGACCAGCCCGGCCAGCAGGATCTCCAGCTCGGCGAAGGCGATCCCACCGGGGTCGGGCGCGTCCACCGCGGGCATCACCGCCGGGTCGAGCACGTCGACGTCGATGTGCACCCAGTAGCCGGCGCAGTCGACGAGCTGCTCGTGCGCCCACTGGGCGGTGCGGGCGGCGCCCTCGGCGCGCAGCGCCGGCACCGGCCGGGTGGTGATACCGGCGGCCTGCAGGTCGAGGCGGTACTCGTCCTGCGCGCGGATGCCGAGCACCACCACGTCGATGTCCCGGAAGTAGGGCCGCCGCCCCTCGATGGCGGCCAGGTCGGGCTGCCCCCGCCCGGTGACCAGCGCCAGGTCCTCCCCGGCGGCCGCGCCGACGTAGGAGGCGTTGCCGGGATGCCGGAAGTCGGAGTGGCCGTCGACGAAGACCAGGCCGATCCGCCCGCCGACCGCCTCGCCGAGACGGTGCATGGCCAGCCCGGAGCCGAGCAGCACCGAGCAGTCCCCGCCGAGCACCAGCGGGAACTCGCCCCGGTCGATGATCGCGCCGATCCGGTCGGCGAGCGCCAGCGAGTACGCGGAGATCTCCGGCGCGTGGCAGACGCCGTCGCCGGGCCGCCAGTCCCCCGGGTCGTACCGGGGCGGGGTCAGGCAGCCGGCGTCGCGGGCGCGCAGCCGGGCGAGCAGGCCGTGGTCGCGCAGCGCGCCCGGCGCCTTGCCGCATCCGGGCACGGAGCTGGCGGTGGGCGGGCGCAATCCGAGGTTCGTCGGCGCGTCGAGGACGGCGATCCGGCGCATCATGGGCTCCCGTCCTCGATGGTCGGGCGGGCCGGCGGTGCGCCGGCCCGCGCGGGTTGACTCAGAACAGCGCGCTGGCCAGGGCGCGTCGGGCGGACGCCACGGCGGGGTCGTCCGGGCCGGCGATGGTGAACAGGCCGAGCAGGTGCTGGCGTACCCGGTCCCGGTCGTCCCCGGCGGTGCGCCGCACCAGGCCGACGAGCCGCTTGTACGCCTGGTCGGCGAGGCCGCTGAGCACCTCGATGTCGGCGGCCAGCAGCTGGGCGTCCACGTCGTCCGGGGCGGCGGCTGCGGCCTCCAGCGCCGCCTGCGGGTCCGCGCCGGCGACCCGGCGGGCCAGCCCGACCTGCGCCAGGCCCGCCTCCGCTGCCGCATCGGCCGGGGACTCGGCGAGGATCTTCCGGTACGCCGCCTCGGCGGCGTCGAGGTCGCCGCTCATCAGCGCGTCGTCGGCGGCGTCGAGACGCGGGTCCTCCGGCTCGGCCACCGTGACGCCGCCGGCCTTGAGCACGGCCTGGAGCCACTGTCGCAACTGCGACTCAGGCACCGGGCCGGGGAAGGCGTCGATCGGGCGGCCGCCGACGATGGCGTACGTGGTGGGCAGCGTCTGGAGCTGGAACATCTGCGCGAGCCGCGGCTGCTGCTGCACGTCGACCCGGGCCAGCAGCCACGCTCCGGCG
This genomic window contains:
- a CDS encoding tetratricopeptide repeat protein codes for the protein MSDPRITSSIFTRGAVDLSALRTPAPADTSTATPSPGGTPAGLPGSPAGSAAVIDVTEANIQSEVLERSLTTPVVVFFGAAGYPESDQFAPVLEKLAAEGAGAWLLARVDVQQQPRLAQMFQLQTLPTTYAIVGGRPIDAFPGPVPESQLRQWLQAVLKAGGVTVAEPEDPRLDAADDALMSGDLDAAEAAYRKILAESPADAAAEAGLAQVGLARRVAGADPQAALEAAAAAPDDVDAQLLAADIEVLSGLADQAYKRLVGLVRRTAGDDRDRVRQHLLGLFTIAGPDDPAVASARRALASALF